Proteins from a single region of Megalopta genalis isolate 19385.01 chromosome 3, iyMegGena1_principal, whole genome shotgun sequence:
- the Fim gene encoding plastin-2 fimbrin isoform X2 — translation MEIQQFPKWSVIDEYLQDFPQFFNTIDANGDGFINLTELRNALDVCGFKMPGYKVRQMIEEYDDKQRLQHKGRLSFDEFEKLCKELKANELGSTFKQVVSKKENLETLGGISEASSEGTTHSVRLEEQLAFSDWINTNLSHDPDLKHLLPIDPEGKALYEKVKDGILLCKIINHSCPDTIDERTINKKNLTLYKKHENLTLALSSAQAIGCNIVNIDAHDLIKGSPHLVLGLLWQIIRIGLFNQITLENCPGLATLLQDGERIEDLLKLSPESILLRWVNHHLENAGIARRCNNFQADITDSEIYTYLIKQIAPNTAGVTLEALMEPNHTSRAEIMLQQASKLGCRSFVTPSDVVNGIYKLNLAFVANMFNNYPGLDKPESNIEGLESLEENREEKTYRNWMNSMGVVPYVNWLYSDLADGLVIFQLYDIIKPGTVNWNRVHKKFTKLRKFMEKLENCNYAVELGKTMNFSLVGIAGQDINDGNTTLTLALIWQLMRSYTLSILTSLAGTQGSTVVEKEIVQWVNSKLQGAGKTSSIKGFQDSSIADGKVVIDLIDAIKPGSVNYDLIKDGGTEEENLDNAKYAISLARKCGARVYALPEDITEVKPKMVMTVFACLMAMDYIPNMDSMKQQNNIKNGQ, via the exons ATCGACGCGAACGGGGATGGCTTCATCAACCTCACGGAGCTGCGCAACGCTCTGGACGTTTGCGGGTTCAAGATGCCAGGGTACAAGGTGCGCCAGATGATCGAGGAATACGACGACAAGCAGAGACTGCAGCACAAGGGCAGGCTTTCCTTCGACGAGTTCGAGAAGCTGTGCAAGGAGCTGAAAGCCAACGAGCTGGGCTCGACGTTCAAGCAGGTCGTGTCGAAGAAGGAGAATCTGGAGACCTTGGGCGGAATTTCGGAGGCTTCCAGCGAAGGTACCACGCATTCGGTACGGTTGGAGGAACAGCTTGCTTTCAGCGACTGGATCAACACGAATCTGTCACACGATCCTGATCTGAAACACTTGCTACCCATCGATCCGGAAGGCAAGGCGCTGTACGAGAAGGTCAAGGATGGAATTCTTCTTTG TAAAATAATCAACCACTCTTGTCCGGACACGATCGACGAGCGGacgatcaacaagaagaacctGACGCTGTACAAGAAACACGAGAACCTGACTCTGGCCCTGTCTTCCGCCCAGGCGATTGGTTGCAACATCGTGAACATCGACGCCCACGACCTCATCAAAGGATCACCGCACCTGGTGCTCGGTCTGCTCTGGCAGATCATCAGGATCGGCCTGTTCAATCAGATCACCTTGGAGAACTGCCCCGGCCTGGCCACTCTCCTTCAAGACGGCGAGCGCATCGAAGATTTACTGAAGCTGTCTCCGGAGTCTATCTTGTTACGGTGGGTGAACCATCACCTGGAGAACGCCGGAATCGCCAGACGGTGCAACAACTTCCAGGCGGACATCACCGACTCGGAGATCTACACCTACCTGATCAAGCAGATCGCGCCGAACACCGCGGGCGTCACGCTGGAGGCGTTAATGGAGCCGAACCACACTTCCCGAGCGGAGATTATGTTGCAGCAGGCGTCTAAATTGGGCTGTCGCAGCTTCGTAACGCCTAGCGATGTTGTGAACGGTATCTACAAGCTGAATCTCGCGTTCGTGGCGAACATGTTCAACAATTATCCGGGCCTGGACAAGCCGGAGAGCAACATAGAGGGTCTGGAGTCGCTGGAGGAGAACAGGGAGGAGAAGACCTATCGGAACTGGATGAACTCGATGGGAGTGGTGCCGTACGTGAACTGGCTCTATTCCGATCTCGCGGACGGCCTGGTCATCTTCCAGCTGTACGACATCATCAAGCCCGGCACCGTGAACTGGAACCGGGTACACAAGAAGTTCACCAAGCTGAGGAAGTTCATGGAGAAGCTGGAGAACTGCAACTACGCGGTGGAGCTCGGGAAGACGATGAATTTCTCGCTGGTCGGGATCGCTGGACAGGACATCAACGACGGCAACACTACTCTGACCCTAGCGTTGATCTGGCAACTGATGAGATCGTACACCTTGTCGATTTTGACGTCGCTGGCCGGCACTCAGGGCAGTACCGTCGTCGAGAAGGAGATCGTGCAGTGGGTGAACTCGAAGCTGCAGGGAGCAGGCAAGACGAGCAGTATCAAGGGCTTCCAGGATTCCTCGATAGCGGACGGAAAGGTGGTGATCGATCTGATCGACGCTATCAAACCGGGGAGCGTCAACTATGACCTTATCAAAGATGGAGGCACTGAGGAG GAGAACCTGGATAACGCGAAGTACGCGATATCCTTGGCCCGGAAATGCGGCGCGCGGGTCTACGCGCTGCCGGAGGACATCACCGAGGTGAAACCGAAGATGGTGATGACGGtgttcgcctgcctgatggcgaTGGACTACATCCCGAACATGGACTCCATGAAGCAACAGAACAACATCAAAAACGGCCAATAA